From a region of the Archocentrus centrarchus isolate MPI-CPG fArcCen1 chromosome 18, fArcCen1, whole genome shotgun sequence genome:
- the LOC115797524 gene encoding tripartite motif-containing protein 16-like: protein MAFAHKMAQGNKSEQVKLCCSVCLDPLKDPVTIPCGHSYCMSCINDHWNEEDPKEAYSCPQCRQTFVPRPVLVINTMLAELVKDLKKTGPQPAPADLCSAGPEGPEDVSCDVCTGKKLKAVKSCLVCLVSYCEQHLQPHYESSAFGKHKLVNPSKGLKGNICSTHNEVMKMFCCTDQRCICYLCCMNEHKGHETVPVEEERGEKEKELDVNLQKAQQIIQNREEEVKVLEKEREGIKQSADAAVKDSETIINELVSFIKGKGSNLKQQIKTQQKAEDSRVKELQKKLKEEITELRRMDEELQQLSHTEDHTEFLLNYSLTSKLNNYTDSPSFETCPVKYFEDLQTAVSGARDKLKAFLSEEWSKITLTVRSVDVLLPQAEPRSREEFMKYSCQLTLDPDTVHRKLFLSNQSRTVSDTAPNPNDYPSHKKRDRFSIQQQVLSKEGLIGPCYWEVEWTGKGVSVAVTYKNENKLEQSEFGSNNKSWALDCYSHSYKFRHNNVTTLISGPPSSKVGVYVDPRAGILSFYSISDTMTLLLKVQTTFTEPLYAGLWIWSAFWTPTTATLKEIK, encoded by the coding sequence ATGGCATTTGCACACAAAATGGCACAAGGAAATAAGTCAGAGCAGGTAAAACTCTGCTGTTCCGTCTGTCTGGATCCACTGAAGGATCCAGTGACTattccctgtggacacagctactgTATGAGCTGTATTAATGATCACTGGAATGAAGAGGATCCAAAAGAAGCCTACAGCTGTCCTCAGTGTAGACAAACTTTTGTACCGAGGCCTGTCCTGGTGATAAACACCATGTTAGCAGAGTTGGTGAAGGACCTGAAGAAAACCGGACCCCAGCCTGCTCCTGCTGATCTCTGCTCTGCTGGACCTGAAGGACCTGAAGATGTTtcctgtgatgtctgcactggAAAGAAGCTGAAAGCAGTGAAGTCCTGTCTGGTATGTTTGGTTTCCTACTGTGaacagcacctccagcctcactATGAATCCTCTGCCTTTGGTAAACACAAGCTGGTCAACCCTTCCAAGGGGCTGAAAGGGAACATCTGCTCAACTCACAACGAGGTGATGAAGATGTTCTGCTGTACAGATCAGCGGTgtatctgttatctctgctGCATGAATGAGCATAAAGGTCATGAGACAGTTCCAGTTGAAGaggaaaggggagaaaaagagaaagaacttGATGTGAATCTACAAAAGGCCCAACAGATAATCCAGAACAGAGAAGAGGAAGTGAAAGTgcttgagaaagagagagaggggatcAAACagtctgctgatgcagcagtgaaGGACAGTGAGACAATAATAAATGAACTGGTGAGTTTCATCAAAGGAAAAGGCTCAAATCTGAAGCAGCAGATCAAAACCCAGCAGAAAGCTGAAGACAGTCGTGTCAAAGAGCTTCAGaagaagctgaaggaggagatcACTGAGCTGAGGAGGATGGATGAGGAGCTacagcagctctcacacacagaggaccaCACCGAATTTCTACTCAATTACTCTCTGACATCCAAACTCAACAACTATACAGACTCACCGAGCTTTGAAACCTGTCCAGTTAAATACTTTGAGGATCTGCAAACAGCGGTGTCGGGAGCCAGAGATAAACTCAAAGCATTTCTAAGTGAGGAGTGGAGCAAAATCACTCTCACAGTGAGATCAGTGGATGTGTTACTGCCACAAGCAGAGCCCAGGAGCAGAGAGGAGTTTATGAAATATTCATGCCAACTCACACTGGACCCAGATACAGTCCACCGAAAACTCTTCCTATCTAATCAGAGCAGAACTGTGTCAGACACTGCTCCAAATCCAAATGATTATCCCTCTCATAAAAAACGAGACCGGTTTTCCATCCAGCAGCAGGTCCTGAGTAAAGAGGGTCTGATTGGACCTTGTTACTGGGAAGTGGAATGGACAGGGAAAGGAGTTTCAGTGGCAGTGACATAcaagaatgaaaataaactgGAGCAAAGTGAATTTGGAAGCAATAATAAGTCCTGGGCATTAGACTGTTACAGTCACAGTTATAAATTCAGACATAACAATGTTACAACTCTCATCTCAGGCCCTCCATCCTCCAAAGTAGGAGTGTATGTGGATCCcagagcaggtattctgtccttctacagcatCTCTGACACCATGACCCTCCTCCTTAaagtccagaccacattcactgagCCGCTCTATGCTGGACTGTGGATTTGGAGTGCTTTCTGGACTCCCACCACAGCTACACTTAAAGAGATAAAGTAG